Proteins encoded together in one Quercus lobata isolate SW786 chromosome 3, ValleyOak3.0 Primary Assembly, whole genome shotgun sequence window:
- the LOC115980918 gene encoding uncharacterized protein LOC115980918: MDLIGKIIPISRKKNYFIIVATDYFTKWAEAKPYKEVSEFDVIQFIKEMIVHRFGIPQSIIVDNGTIFNGTRVKAFTQEYGIQILNSTPYYAQENGQAEATNKIIKNNLRKIVARYPTSWDDLLSEVLCAYRISKRMSINTTPYSLVFGHDAVLPMEITVRSMRITRQNELIHLDYQDAMFLELDEIDEACMVAFDSIVVQKQKIFEIYNKRIKAKSFAIGDLVWKVILPIGVNDPYLCKWSPNWDGPFLVSEVFDGNAYKLMDTSGNEHARSINGKLWVLGLIDVSGFLRLVLGHGVSLAVVAGDSAVGLAVAMGVDLGGCLWFCGLEILLEFFGFVMC; this comes from the exons ATGGATTTAATTGGAAAAATCATACCAAtctcaagaaagaaaaactacTTCATAATCGTTGCAACAGACTACTttacaaagtgggctgaagcaAAACCTTATAAGGAAGTGAGTGAGTTTGATgttattcaatttataaaagaaatgatAGTCCATAGGTTTGGAATTCCTCAATCTATAATAGTGGACAATGGAACCATCTTTAATGGAACTAGGGTAAAAGCCTTCACACAAGAATATggtattcaaattttgaattccaCACCATATTATGCACAGGAAAATGGTCAAGCAGAAGCCACTAATAAGATTATCAAGAATAATTTGAGGAAAATAGTGGCTAGATATCCTACAAGTTGGGACGATTTGTTGTCTGAAGTATTGTGCGCATATAGAATTTCAAAAAGAATGAGCATAAACACTACCCCATATTCTTTAGTTTTTGGCCATGATGCAGTTTTACCCATGGAGATTACCGTGAGATCAATGAGGATTACAAGGCAAAATGAATTGATTCATTTGGATTATCAAGATGCGATGTTTCTAGAACTTGATGAAATAGATGAGGCATGTATGGTAGCTTTCGATTCTATTGttgtacaaaaacaaaaaatatttgagattTATAATAAGAGAATTAAGGCAAAGTCATTTGCCATTGGGGATTTAGTTTGGAAAGTTATCTTGCCTATAGGAGTTAATGATCCATATCTGTGTAAATGGTCTCCTAATTGGGATGGACCTTTCCTAGTTAGTGAGGTCTTTGATGGAAATGCTTATAAGTTAATGGATACTAGTGGCAATGAGCATGCGAGATCCATTAACGGcaa GTTATGGGTCTTGGGTTTGATCgatgtttctgggtttttaaGATTGGTCTTGGGTCATGGTGTTTCATTGGCAGTGGTGGCTGGTGATTCAGCGGTGGGTTTGGCAGTGGCAATGGGTGTGGATCTTGGTGGTTGTTTATGGTTCTGTGGGTTGGaaattttgttggaattttttgggtttgtgatgtGTTAA